One Fusarium oxysporum f. sp. lycopersici 4287 chromosome 8, whole genome shotgun sequence genomic region harbors:
- a CDS encoding acetyltransferase: MSKHAGTKDAAAPQSATNPTPQKELYPMVNWKYDMFLYTVGNIVDMFFREVVPRGAWRVPQTGPVLFVAAPHANQFVDAIILQRTLRNEAKRRASLLIAQKSVHGFIGWGSRQVGSVPVGRAQDAAKPATGTIYLPDPINDPTLVRGIGTKFGEGEGEVQGMLFLPSTKNTSGASVDISQIIGPEEIRVKRPFKGKIALQQLTGRDDIDKDGNFTNKDVKGPAPGYEGTKFKLAPHIDQTKVYEAVFSRLCNGGCVGIFPEGGSHDRTELLPLKAGVAIMALGTLAQDPDCGLKIVPVGMNYFHAHKFRSRAVVEFGAPFEIPRHLVELYCNNQRREAIGQVLDTVYQALNSVTVSAPDYDTLMVIQAARRLYNPTGKKLPLPVVIELNRRLCMGYERYKNDERITSLSAAVKEYNSQLRYLNLKDHQVQYAKMNMIKVIFLFIYRSIKLLFLFICTLPGLILFSPVFVATKIISRQKAKTALAGSTVKIRGRDVMATWKILVAIGFAPTLYHIYSAIITFKVWQDRLWGYVPESVPLLVVYFALWPFMVGITFASLRFGEVGMDIFKSLRPLLLCLTPTSNYNIHKLRERRAELSAQVTDVINTLGPEMFDDFEKARLVPDLYKAEGGSSTSPKAYRRRDSDQSSTGYEPETPPALSRRSTTQSSRALPRNDSFSNIGHVGIFSTRPPSRARSRSRSSSSGGGFGSGGFPISGFTTLDSSGGFDEASRKIREAMKNRRHKTDQERTEGDDEDDDSEEEGYDEARKKNA; encoded by the exons CAG TTCGTCGATGCGATTATCCTTCAACGTACCCTCCGTAACGAAGCTAAGCGGCGAGCGTCCCTCCTCATTGCCCAAAAGTCAGTTCACGGCTTCATCGGATGGGGCTCGCGACAAGTTGGCTCGGTTCCCGTCGGTCGCGCTCAAGATGCTGCCAAACCAGCTACTGGCACCATCTACCTCCCAGATCCTATCAACGACCCAACTCTTGTTCGAGGTATCGGTACAAAATTcggagagggagagggtgAGGTTCAGGGCATGCTCTTCCTCCCCTCAACCAAGAACACCAGTGGCGCCAGTGTCGATATTTCCCAGATTATCGGTCCTGAAGAGATCCGTGTCAAGCGACCTTTTAAGGGCAAGATCGCTTTGCAACAACTCACAGGTCGTGACGATATCGACAAAGATGGGAACTTCACCAACAAGGACGTGAAGGGTCCTGCTCCAGGTTACGAGGGCACCAAGTTCAAGTTGGCACCTCACATTGACCAGACCAAAGTTTACGAGGCAGTCTTTTCTCGTCTCTGCAATGGCGGCTGTGTTGGTATTTTCCCCGAGGGCGGTAGCCATGATCGCACTGAACTTCTACCTCTCAAGGCTGGTGTCGCTATCATGGCCCTTGGAACTCTGGCCCAAGATCCCGATTGCGGCCTTAAGATCGTACCTGTGGGAATGAATTACTTCCATGCCCACAAGTTCCGCTCACGTGCGGTTGTTGAGTTCGGTGCTCCCTTTGAGATTCCTCGTCACCTCGTTGAGCTCTACTGCAACAACCAACGTCGTGAAGCCATTGGCCAAGTTCTTGACACAGTCTATCAGGCTCTGAACTCTGTCACCGTCTCTGCACCCGACTACGACACACTCATGGTGATCCAGGCCGCTCGTCGACTCTACAACCCCACCGGCAAGAAGCTTCCACTTCCCGTAGTGATCGAGCTTAACCGCAGATTATGCATGGGATATGAGCGATACAAGAACGATGAGCGCATCACGTCCTTGTCTGCCGCAGTCAAAGAGTACAACTCTCAATTGCGGTACCTCAACCTAAAAGACCACCAAGTCCAGTATGCCAAGATGAACATGATCAAGGTCATATTCCTTTTCATCTACCGATCAATCAAACtactcttcctcttcatttGTACATTGCCAGGTTTGATTCTCTTCTCGCCTGTCTTCGTAGCGACCAAGATCATCAGCCGACAGAAGGCCAAGACAGCTCTGGCGGGCTCAACAGTCAAGATTCGCGGCCGCGATGTCATGGCGACTTGGAAGATCCTTGTGGCAATCGGTTTTGCACCCACTCTCTACCATATTTACTCGGCCATCATAACTTTCAAGGTGTGGCAAGACCGTCTCTGGGGTTATGTTCCTGAGAGCGTACCGCTGCTGGTGGTTTATTTCGCATTGTGGCCCTTCATGGTTGGTATCACTTTTGCATCACTGCGTTTTGGTGAGGTTGGTATGGATATCTTCAAGTCTCTGCGTCCACTACTCCTCTGCTTGACACCAACCTCCAACTACAACATCCACAAGCTACGAGAACGACGAGCCGAGCTGAGCGCTCAGGTAACGGATGTCATCAACACGCTGGGGCCTGAGATGTTTGATGACTTTGAAAAGGCACGACTTGTGCCCGACCTGTACAAAGCCGAGGGTGGCTCATCCACATCCCCTAAGGCATATCGCCGCAGAGACAGCGATCAGTCCAGTACTGGCTATGAGCCCGAGACCCCACCAGCTCTGTCGCGACGAAGCACGACACAGTCTAGCCGAGCCCTCCCGCGCAACGATTCTTTCAGCAATATTGGTCACGTGGGCATCTTCTCTACACGACCGCCTTCCAGAGCCCGTAGCAGGTCGAGATCAAGCAGCAGCGGGGGTGGGTTCGGATCTGGTGGGTTCCCTATCAGTGGGTTCACCACGTTGGACTCTTCAGGTGGATTTGATGAGGCGAGTCGCAAGATTCGAGAGGCGATGAAGAATAGGCGACATAAGACAGATCAAGAAAGGACAGAGGgtgacgacgaggatgacgacaGTGAAGAGGAGGGCTACGATGAGGCTAGAAAGAAGAACGCGTAA